gtctctgtctcctgtagACTTTTATTTCTAGAGCAGATTTAGTTTTACAGGAGAAGTGGAACAGAATACCTGAATGTGCCGTGCCCCTGCATGGGTCCCCTCGTCAGTAGCTTGCACTACTCGGGCAGGATTGTATTGGTGCATTCTTCAGGAGTGCTGATGGCTCTGTCTTCAGAAGTGTGACAATTCAGGGTGGGCCTTGAGGAAGCAAGAGGGATGTTGAGGAGGCCTTGTTGATGCTCCGTGACCTGGGTCAGCACCCctaatcccctctcccctcaaggcaTTCTCACTGGAAAACTGGAACCCACTCCATTTTTCCAGAAAGGAGGATGGTCCTAATCCTTCACTCTCAACTGAGTCTCCTGTTAGGTTACTGGAAGGATAcagaagggaggagaggctgATGAACAGAGCTGTGTCAGAGCAGCGCGGGACCCCTGAATATCGGCATGCCAGGCACGATGGGTGGGCAGTCTGTGTAGCTGACATTCctatgattgttttattttattttgtttttattcttttttttttttttttttttgagacagggtttccctggatATCCTGGACCCCATTCTGTGggccatgctggccttgaactcctgactctgcctcccNggccatgctggccttgaactcctgactctgcctcccatgtgccacCACTAGCTGGCCATCCCTATTAAGTCTACCTCCCTGGGTATCTCAATCCCACACCAAGAAACCTGTCTCAACCCAAAAGAAGGCTTTAATGCCAGAGTTTCCCCCAGGCTCTGGTTTACAGGGCTATATGAAGGAGTTACGTGCACACCTAAGGttcacattctttctctctttgtcccaGACTCACACTGGTGCTATACGATTCAAACTAAGGATCCTAGAAGCAACTGCTTGGGTGAGTACCGCCAGTCTTTCACCAGGAACtaactaactttctttctttctttctttctttctttctttctttctttctttctttctttctttaaatttatttattatatgtaactacactgtagctgtcttcagatactccagaagagggcagcaggtcTCAAtagggatagttgtgagccaccatgtggttgctgggatttgaactcaagatcttcggaagagcagtcagtgctcttaaccactgagccatctctccagccccctaccaGGAATTTTCAACACAGGCACACGCTCACATTTCCAGCACTCAGTGAACAGGGGACAATGAATGACACCGGGAGCTAAATTAGCAGCctcttttgctatttttttttccccaacaaaaTGATGGTTTGAGTCTGGTCAAGCCCTTTGAAAGATGGAAGTGTGAGATGGTTCTTGGTAGTTGGTTTATCGAGTGCTGAGGTATCCGGtaccttgcacatgctagacaagaaGCATTCTACCACCGAACCATGCTCCCATGGCTTCCCTGGCACTTTTTCTAATGTTGACCAATTTCCCTGTAGCCTGCTGTGTTGAAGGACTCCACTCTCTTGCCCCTCCCTAGCTGGATGTTGGAGTTGCCTGTCTGGCTCTTTCTCCCCACCCTATCCCCACTCCTTAGATACTGCCTTGTCAGATCCAGGGTCTTTCTATAACATCTCTTCCACAAGGACCTCCTCCACAGTGTCCAAAGCTGAGAAGCCATCTCCCACTCAGCAACTTTGAAACTTACCAACAGGCCCTGGAAGCTCCTTAATTTAGGCCCAGATTCCCTCTGAGAAAGCCAGAGCTCAGCATCTTGAAGTTATCCCAGTCCCAGAGCTCTTAGCCATCAATGGcaggcctgcttcttcctccacctctctctccacaACCCCTCAACCCTCAGCCACATCAGAGACCCACTAGCCTGCCTATGTCATGTCAGCATGCGGGGGGACAaagaggaaggccagggcagaATTCTGAGACTCACGCCCCTAAGTGAGACCTCAACAGCATTCTAGGGCCTTAATCCACATCAATGGGTCAATGTGCCCTTGACTCTCAGACTTCTCTTCCCCCTGTCAGGGCCTGAGAAGTGGCCTGGATCCTGTAAGGGGAGTCAGCAGTCCCCCATCAACATTGTCACTGCTAGGACAAAGGTGAACCCCAGACTGACACCCTTCAACCTCGTTGGTTATGACCAAAAGAAGCAATGGCCAATTAAGAACAATCAACACACAGGTAGGTCCCTTGTGGGCTGGGCTAATTGTGCAGGGATGGTGAGTCCCTCAAGCCTGGAGATGGGAGAAGCCGCCAGAGAGAATTGTAGAGGGGAGGATAATGTATCTAGTTGGGTTTTCAGTCATTTCATCAGAACAGTAGGGAACCTTCCTGGAAGTAGGGAACAACCTTTTTGAAAACACAGAGGTATGAAACTGCTTGGGTGTTTAGGGAACCGTGAGGGGGAGCAGCTGAGTGTGGATGGAGGCCATAGAGGGAAGCTAGGAGGGGCTGACCAAGACCCAGAGCAGGTCACCAGGGTTGGGGGCTTAGACATTATTGTGGGGATACCAGGACACCAGGGGTGGGAGTCCAAACCCATCAGGCCCAGGGCCCAGGACAGGGCTACATTTTGGGATAGGTATATGAGAGGGGGGGGACGTGGGGGGGAGAAGCAGTGGGCAGCTAGGCAGAGTGCCGgccatctctcacctcccatcccTCAGGGCCCAGGCCTCAAACAGCAAAGGTGAGAGGGAAAACCTAGGGTGGGAACTGAGAGGGATAATGGGAGACCAGAGTGAGAACTCTGCCCACTCTGGTATCTCCCAGTGGAGATGACGCTAGGGGAAGGCATGTGCATTATCGGAGGAGACCTGCCCGCCCAGTACGAGGCCGTACAGTTGCACCTGCACTGGTCAGATGGGAAGGACAACGGTTCAGAGCACAGCATTGATGGGAGACACTTTGCCATGGAGGTAAGAAGCCGTGGAGCTGGGTCCTGGGCTGGGTTCCAGGTGTGTACCCACCTTGGGGAAGATGGGTGGTCCAGCTTGCCTAAGTCTGCCATCCGCATGCGTCTCCTAGATGCACATCGTGCACAAGAAGATGTCATCTAGCGACAATGAGCAGGACTCGAAGGACAAGTTTGCAGTGCTGGCATTTATGATTGAGGTAGGGCTCCCATTCCACCccaccaccccaacccccatcctgGAGGTCGTCCATCCTCCAGAAGGAGCTGCTTGGCCACAGCAGCTCCCAAAGAACCCATATCATGCTTCTTTCCCTCCTGTTCCAGGTAGGAGACAAGGTGCACAAGGGCTTCCAGCCCCTGGTGGAAGCACTGTCCAGTATCTCCAAACCCCGTGAGTCcggttgggggaggggatggctTCTTTCCATGATGAGAGGGGTAGAGGCTCTAGGATAACTGCTTTAAAGAGAGCCATATATGTAAGGTTTTTGTCTCTCACCCCAGATTCAACCTCTACAGTGAGGGAGAGCAGCGTGCAGGACATGCTCCCCCCGAGCGACAAAATGTCTAACTACTTCCGTTACCATGGCTCACTAACCACACCAAACTGTGATGAGACCGTCATCTGGACTGTGTACAAGCAACCCATTAAGATCCACAAAGACCAGGTACCCAGGCCTGGGGCAAGGTGCACTCTCCCATAGGGAGTCTAGTTCCTTAAAGCCCTATGTATTTGCTCCACAGGTCCCTGGGGTGGGAAGATAAGATTCATTGAGTCAGACTTTTGGTTTCCACTGGTGGACACAGACAAGAGAGAAAGCTCTGAGTACCACTTTCCTGAATAGAGGACCCAGTGAGACGTCCTGGAGCTTGGACGCTTGGGATAGGCTTCGAGAATAGTGAGAGAGAGCTGGCTGGTTAATGTGGGGACCTGAGGTTGGACTTCCTTAGTGATGTTGGGAAGTTGCTCAGCACTTGAGTTTACAATAGCTTCTGGGAAGACAGCAGGAAACCCAGAGGACCCAAATCCCTTGGGCTTATAGCAGCGATTCTCAGTGTGGCGTCACCATCGTCACCAGTGAGAATGCTTTAGGAATGACCACTCGTAGGCTCACTCTATCTATCGAATCAGATATCCTAGGGCCGGGATCCAGGCATCTGGGTTCCGGTGAGCTCCTTCAGCTGATACTAAAGGATGCCGACCTCCAAGAACCACTGTACTTTAGCATCAGTGATGGTAACCGGCTTGAAAAAGTACCTGTagaggacagggagagacagTGGCGCTCAGCTTCCCACAAATGCCACACTTGACACTCTTGGTAATCATTTTGAGACCCTCTCTTCCTTGCCGATGTGAGCTGTCTGGTCTGAGGTCACCCGGCAAAGAGCTTTCATTGCTCCACCTGCTGAACCCAGTCTCTTTCATAGTTCCTGGAATTCTCAAAAAGTCTGTACTATGACGAAGATCAGAAGTTGAACATGAAGGACAATGTGAGGCCCGTGCAGCCACTGGGAAACCGCCAGGTGTTCAGTTCCCGTGCCCCAGGACAGCTGCTGTCTGTGCCACTGCCCACTCTGTTGGTCCCCACACTCACCTGCCTGGTGGCCAACTTCCTCCGGTAATGGCCCACTTCTGGAtatctgacctctgacctcagcctTTAGAGGACATGGCTTATCTTTCTTAATCCTTCCAGGTTGAACTTTGGGGACTATTAAAATACGAGGAGCTGGCTatggtgtgcacacctttaattccaacctTGGGGGGCGGACGGCAGGGACATGTGGATCTCTGAACCCCCCAACCCCctgattaaatgaaataaaatatggatatGTTTTTAGAAAAACCCTTGgcaagttgtttgttttttggatagTCTCTGCAATTGCCCTGTTCCATGACAGGGGTTGGGGACATTAAAGCCTGGAGATTTCTACCAACCAGGCATGAATCACTCTACCTATGTATGTGAATACTCTATCAACACACACCTAACCTCAGAAAGATGTCGAAGGTACCTTGGAGCACCAACACGAAGAAAGCCGGAGGGTTTCTCTTCCAGACTCTTTGTTTTATGGGGCGaggggataggggtgggggtggaatgaGGCCCAAGAATAGAGGCTGAATGAAAGCTACAAATTATAGCCAGAGTAGAGCTGACCTGAGGTCCTGGGTGCCCACCCCTCAGATGGAACATTGGACTGTGTAGTGGGGAATGGACTCACTCATTTGTTCAAGGACCTCTTGAGCTTCCCCTAAAACTGGGCaggtagccgggcggtggtggtgcacacctttaatcccagcacttgggaggcagaggcaggNNNNNNNNNNNNNNNNNNNNNNNNNNNNNNNNNNNNNNNNNNNNNNNNNNNNNNNNNNNNNNNNNNNNaaaaaaaaaaaaaaaaaaaaaaaaaccctgaaaaaacTGGGCAGGTTACAGGAGCAAACAAACTAGAGAGATGCCTCTGCCTGAGGTTCTCAGCCCAGTCTCACACTATCGGGGAGGTCAGAAGGAGAGACAAAGCAGGAATAGCAACTGCCGTTCCCATGGATGGTCAGGGCCAGGATCTGCAAGGGAAGAAGGCCATGAGTGctcaggcagggagggagggaggaagggagggaggaggactgTCAGGAACCAgcagggaggatggagaggaggagggagggaagaacagagGTGGGAGTGGACCGTTTGTGAGCATTGTAGATGCCGGATCCCTCCGTGATCTCGTGCACAGGGCCAGCATGTAACTCTCCCATAAGGCAGGGCAGGACCAGTTCCCAGGTTTCTAGGCTCATGTCCCAGGCAGGATCTGCTCTTGGGTCAGCAGTAGATGTGACAGGAAGAGAGTCAGGCTTCCTCCCCCTCTATGTCTCTCTAGTGGAGGAACAGCagggagactgtgtgtgtgtgtgtgtgtgtgtgtgtgtgtgtagacagaagGAAATCTAGTACTCACCATCCATAGCAGTGTTGGAGTTCTGAGCCACAAGAGGTGCCTATAAGGCCACAGGCCTTGAGCAAACAGGAGAGCAGTACGTGTCCCCTAGAGGAAGATACACACCACTGGGACACTTGAGACCTAGAAGGTCCTGCTGCTGGTAACatgggtggggggggaggtgaCTAGTTGGAGGGGGTGATTACCCCAGCACCCCCAATCAGCCTAGGGTAAGATGGTCATTCCCTACTCCCCTAACTACCCTTTTCTATTTGTGACCAATAATAAGTACCTTCCAGCTTCACCAATGACCATGGTTGGTATTGTGTAGCCATGGCAACAGCGGGGAAGGGGGGCAGGGCAGTGTGTGGTCCAAGCCCATTCCTTCTCCTTTAGTTCCCACTAGGCCTGCAGGGGTTCTCAGCTGCCTCCTCTCTAGAGTCTGAGCTCTGAGGTCAGTATAGCCGTTCCTGCTCTGAACAACATCCCCCCTCTTCCCACCGTTCTCTCCCTCATACCCTCcacccccatttccctcccctaTAACCTTGTCCTCCATGTAGTCTTCAGTGAATAATGTAGCAGCGGGACCAGGAAGTTCCAGTTCTCTGCAAGTGGGCCAGAGGAAGTCTGGCTTTTCCACCCCAGGTGGAAGGCACAGGGTTGTCTCCTGTCTGGCTGGACCCATAATAAACCAAGTGGAAGCCAGAGTCAGGTAGTGTTTGTGCACGCCTCAGACCAGCTCTGTGTGTCCTGAAGGCACTCTGAGCAAAGCTACTCAGGGGCTGGCCTCCACAGGTGGGCAGTTTGCTTTCTTGACTGTGGCCCCACACAAAGAGTTGAGGGACATTTCTTCCTGTCAGTGTGTGTCACTGAAGAGCTTCCTCTTCGGAGTAAACTCATTGGCTCTGTGCTGACCCCCACCTGGAGAAGGTGGCCTAAGTGTCTTTATACCCAGCCTGCCTGCCTCgtaagtcagttctctccatggGTAATCGGCCTACCAATTGTTCTTTATTTACAAGGGAGGTCTAGTCTGTCTGTTCTTCCCATCctgactttctcttttattcatcTCCTTAGCTGGTTGCATTGGAtgtatacgcacacacacacacacacacacacacacacacacacgcacgcacacacatacacacgcacacacacaggcacgtgtatgcgcacacgcacacgcacacacacttgcacatgtgtgcttcCCCTCAGACACCAAGCCTGGGGAAAGCACAAAGACTTCTCTGAGATCCATTGGCCCATTTCTGAAAGGTTCTCAGCACAGACTATAAAGCACATTTATTGAATGCCTACTATGTGCTGACTATGGGTCGCTCTACCATTTTGTGAGTGAGGTCTTCTTCCCTTGCAAGCATAAGGAAGCTGCAATATAGCAGAGGCAAGAAACCTGTCAGACCCTCAGGCCACAGCCAGGGTCACTCTGCAACTTCCATAGCCAACTTTCTTCATCCAAACCATCCAGGCAGACAGGCCACTCTGAGGGACAGGGTGGGGTCTGCTGTACCTTTTCCCACCCTATTTCCAGTGGCTGAGTCTATCCCCAAGGGGTCACCTCTCCTTCCCTGTGTTTAGGTTTGGCATCCCAGAAGGAGTCGTGGGCTAAAAATACTCTCCCGTGTGTTTAGATGATTCTCAAGAGAATAAACTTCCCCCATCTTGGCTCTCATTTTGCACACTTGCTGGTCTTCTTCCTGTGGCTCTCACTGGACTGtatgggaggggaagagaaggtaGGAATGGAAGGTCTGCCAGACCCAGAGTCATGGGGGTCCCATGTGAGGCTGCTAAGTCACAAGGCTTCAGGGGATATCCGTATGGAGTCCATCGCAGAACACTGCTCCTGTGGGAGGTAACCCATAGGTTCCAAGCTTCTATGTGTCCTGGGTGGGGAGAGACAATGAAGCTCATGGCCCAAATGGCAGGGTGCCAGGCTTCCCCAGAGTCTTGAGTTATCCATTCGCAGATTCTGGAATGAGCTTCTGCCTACTGACCTCACCGACCCTGGGCTACTGCTGCCCAGGGAGGAAGGCCAAGCCTGTCTGTGGGTGGGGCATGGCTCCTGGACCTTCTGCAGTACACACGTCTCAGTCGCTCTGTTTGTTTATCTGAGCAAGGACAAAGACTTGGCCTCCTGTGATGTGCTGGGGTGGGCGCTAGGCAGGCTCTGGGAAGGGCTTCCTCTGGAGGAGAAGCTGAAGGACAGATAAGTCACAAGCTGGTTCCTTCCTCTGCTGCTGGCTCTGCAGGTTGTTTAGAGGCACAGCACACAGGAAGGGTTATTGAGTGGATATTGGAACAGTCTATTTTCAACAAGATTTAATCGTCCAACAACCGCCACTACATCCTTCAGGCTAGAGACGGGGATCCAGGCAGAAGGAGCCCAGCTCAGGCCGTTCCTGCAAGATTCCTAACCACAGGCCAGATACAGTGAAGACAGGCTGGGAGCAGGTTGCCCTCACTTGTAATTCCAGAGCTAGAGAGGCAGGCGGAGAGCCAGTCTCTCCTAATGGAGAGGCCCTCTAAAGAAggtggggctgctgagatggcttacCCGGCTTGCAGAGCTCAGTCCCTAGCACAGTAGTGTCTGGTTATgatcccagcgctggggaggcaaaggcaatcTCCTTCCTGGAGATTGCTGGCTGCCCCAGCCCAGTCAGTGAGCTACAGGTTCAATGTGaacccctcttttcttttctcccgagataaggtttctctgtgtaacaacagccctggctgtcctggaactcattatgtagcccaggctggcctagaattcagagatcagtctgcttctgcctcctgagtgctgggattaacggtgtgcgccaccatgttcagttgtgaaatcctgtctcaaaaaaagcaaggTAGAGGGTGATTGCGAAGAATACCTTACATTGACCTCTCTGgtctacacacatacagacacacagatacatagacacacagacacacacacacagacacacagacacacacagacacacacacacacacacacacacacacacattcacttaaaagaaaacagcaagctAGGTGACCAATTGatatctctggcttccacatacaaaTTCAtaacatgtgcctgtgtgttctcCAACATGTATACCACCcccacatataagcacacacatgtacatataagtatataaatgtctacacttttttttgtctttttattttcttcagaacaTTGGACCATTAAACTAAATCCCCAAACTctagtttaaaaacatttattggcagggtctcactaaatcCTGTCTCTGCTATGATTAAAGTTTGCTCATGtttatttccagtttttgtttgcttgtttgtttgtttttaattttgagacagggtctctctgtgtagccctggctgtcctggagctcactctgtagaccaggctggcttcaaactcagagatcttcctacTTCTGTCTCCATTGGAGATTCTGACAGCATTCATCTCAGAGGGTGCTTTGAAGATACATCATGCCCGAGCAAGAGAGAATGTTCAGTATTGGCAGTTACTACCATTCTTTTTAGAAAAGGTGTTAAAGGGTAGGCAGGACCCACAGCCTGGGCTTCTAGGTGGGGGGGGACTGATGGTGGCATGGGGGACAGGAAGAAGCAGGTAGGAACTGGCTggccctctctcccactcctctcccATTCACGGTGGGCAAACATCAAGGGTCCTTGTGAAGCAACTGTCCACTCAAGATAGGGACTCCCAGTACCTACTGAGGTAAGTGTGTCATCCAATGTTTGCACAGACTTTGCCCCATATGCCAGGGACAAGAATGGACTCCATGGTGGCCCAGGGAGTCCCTGCCTTTTCTGGTGGGGTCAGGAATGGAGTCTGGCTGAGCCTCCCTGGGCCCCACCAGCTTTCCCCATGAGAGGATTAGCCAGACTGTGGCTGCTTCATTTCTACCTTCCAGGGAGCAACAGGGGCAACACAGGCGCCCTTTGCATAGCCTCCTCTCTGTCCTGGGGATGTCCCTTCCACAGTCTGCCACTCAGACTTGCAGGCCGAGGCCTGGGCCCATCTACATAAACAAAGGAAACCTGGCCGCCTTTGACTTTCAGAGAAACAACTGAGAATTGTTTTGGTGTATCCTTAATAGTACTTAGGAAATACTTACACCAAAACATTGTTTCTTGTTTATCTGAAATTTAACTTTAACTAAGGGCCTggtgattcaattttttttttttttttttagatttatttttacttatgtgtgtgtatgtttaactGTGTGCACGTAAGCCATTTGTATATGGGTGAccttggaggccaggagagagtattggctatcctggaactggaaatacagggaggttgtgagctgcatgACATGGGTGTTAGAACCTTGTtcgggttctctggaagagcagtaagttctCTTAACTCTCTCCAGCTGCCTCCTCACGGTGCCTGGACAGTACACTCCAGGCTGCGGTGGGAGCACGCAGATGGGTCTCTTTGttttgtatggtttttgttttgttttgttttgttttgttttgttttgttttgttttgtttttcaagacagggtttctctgtgtagctctggttgtcctggaactcNctctgtagaccaggctggccttgaactcagaaatctgcctgcctctgcctcccaagtgctgggattaaaggtgcgcatcaccactgcccagctctcttTGGTTTACAAATAAACCTGGCATCAAGCCCTTCATCACCGGACCTAGGAGGGTGGCTATGTGTTACCTAGGAGTTCTCTACACAAGAGGATGGCTGTGATCATTTTTATTGTCACTTTTATATTTTAGGTCTGGTAGCCTTACTCCCATTACCTACCTCAGAGAAGCTGAGATACAGAGAAGTGTGTAAgaggtgtgggggttggggagaccTACCAACTGAGACTCCTCCCACtgtttcctgtcctttcttctgcTGGCTGTGACTTCAGGAGCAGACCAAGGGCAGCCTAGCTCAAGGGTTTCCCCTCCGGAGCAGTTCTGGTTGTGAGGCAACCTTTGAGGAGGCCAGCTGGCTATGTGGCACAGGGCATTGGAGTAGCCCCACCTGCCTGTGGATTTCCTCCTGCAGTCGCCCAGTAGCTGGGAGAGCCCAGGACCTCTTTCGTATCCTTTGGCCTTGGCCTGACGCCAGCCTGGCTCTACTGGAGGACTCACAGCTACCTTCTGGCAACACCCACCATCACAGCTGCCCTCCTGTGTAATAAAATTCCCAGGCAGCACCCAGCTGCCCTCCTGGGTACCGTGAGGAAGGGCTTGAAGCCAAGGGCTCGTTTACAGGCCAAAGAGACACTTAGATGTGTGTTCACATCACAGCCTGGAGTGCCAGACGCATGCTATTCGGTCACCAAGGGGGAACTAAGTACTTTCTGTCCAAATTCAAAATTCTACTTCCAGCTCTTCTCACCCGGTAATCTCCATCTCGTTTACTGCCTCTGGCTATCATTATTCATACACCCACTATCTTATGCCAGGCCCTTTATACCTGTTGCCTAACTGATTCTGACAGCAACCTTTAGAGCAGAAACTACTGGAAGAGCCTCCTCTCGGTGGCAGGTCTTAGCCCATGCTTACTGCCTGTGGTAGGCACTGTGAGGGGCAGTCCCCATGAGGAAGGGTGGCCCCAGTTGCTATGAGTAGCAGGGCACAGATGTCTTTACACTTCAGCCCCTTTGCTCAAGGCCACCTTCACTCTGGGGTGGCCAGACTCAGATGGATGCGTGGTTCGATTCAAGATCATTCCAGAGACCCATTCCAGCCCTGGAGTTCCCCATGGGGAAGTCAAGGTTACCGTTGGCCCTATGTCACAATCCCGCTTCTCCCTGTTCCTAGTTCCACTTTCTTTCCCCAGAGAAGGGTCCAAAGGATCCTCATTAACAAATGCCACAGCAGCTGTATGCCCAGCACTCCCAGAACAACGTAAAACACAAGGCAAGTTTTAAAAGTCCAGTAGCCTGGGAGAAAGTTGTGGGACAGCATAGTGACAGCAGCTTAGCACCTACTCAGCTAAAAGAGGCTTTCACCTCAACCTGGGTTCAATAATGGAAGCTTGAGTGCTTGttctcatcttcttttttttttttttttaattttttctaaagatttatttttttttttatttatgcgagtacactgtagctatcttcagacacaccagaggagggcctcagatctcccattacagatggttgtgagccaccatgtggttgctgggaattgaactcaggacctctggaagagcagtcagtgctcttaaccagttgagccatggctccagccccactTGTCTTCATTCTCAGCGAAGTCAGTTAGGTGCATAGGACACAGGGCAAACAAATAGTGGAACATCGGAACTCAAGGTTGCTCCCTAGCATCTCTAGGTATGTTACTTATTTCTGTGTCACCGTGACCGTCATACTGGGCAGAAACAATATCAGAAGGAAAGACTCACTTGGCTTACAGCTGGGAGGATGTGACCCAGAGTCCCCTTCTGTAGCCCCTCCTCTGTGTGGCCACAGGTGGGATCAACTGGGAAGCAAGGGCTACTCGGAACCAGGGACGGGTATTACCTTCAAAGGCTGGGCTCCAGGGGCTTCCACGAGCCACGCCCCACCTCAAAAAAGGCTCCACAGCATCCTGAATGGCACTGCAAGGCGCCGCAAGCTGGGGACCCATCATTCAAATGTTAAGCCTGTGGGAGATGCTGCCGATCTGAGTTATAGAACATGCTTTCAGAGAAAAACGAGCGAAGCAAAGGGGCATCACCTTGGCTGGATAATGAGTAAGCTGGTAGGTAGCTCAGCACAGATCTACAAAGCCCACCGTC
This sequence is a window from Mus pahari chromosome 14, PAHARI_EIJ_v1.1, whole genome shotgun sequence. Protein-coding genes within it:
- the Ca4 gene encoding carbonic anhydrase 4, with amino-acid sequence MQLLLALLALAYVAPSTEDSHWCYTIQTKDPRSNCLGPEKWPGSCKGSQQSPINIVTARTKVNPRLTPFNLVGYDQKKQWPIKNNQHTVEMTLGEGMCIIGGDLPAQYEAVQLHLHWSDGKDNGSEHSIDGRHFAMEMHIVHKKMSSSDNEQDSKDKFAVLAFMIEVGDKVHKGFQPLVEALSSISKPHSTSTVRESSVQDMLPPSDKMSNYFRYHGSLTTPNCDETVIWTVYKQPIKIHKDQFLEFSKSLYYDEDQKLNMKDNVRPVQPLGNRQVFSSRAPGQLLSVPLPTLLVPTLTCLVANFLR